The following proteins come from a genomic window of Winogradskyella sp. PC-19:
- a CDS encoding urocanate hydratase, giving the protein MQTTLTAFKEQILEGIPKQLPAAKLYDASINHAPFRKDILSIEEKKLALQNALRYFDKKHHNILIKEFKTELEIYGRIYMYRYRPDYKMYARPIDEYPAKSKQAAAIMLMIQNNLDYAVAQHPHELITYGGNGGVFSNWAQYRLTMKYLAEMNDEQTLVIYSGHPMGLFPSHKEAPRVVVTNGMMIPNYSKPDDWEKFNALGVTQYGQMTAGSYMYIGPQGIVHGTTITVLNGFRKIGKSPKGNLFVTSGLGGMSGAQPKAGNIAGCITVCAEVNPKITQVRLDQGWIDEKITDLDKLVSRVEKAKADKETISIAYLGNIVDVWEKFDEANIHIDLGSDQTSLHNPWAGGYYPADLSFDESNEMMANNPELFKTKVQETLCRHADAINKHTKKGTYFFDYGNAFLLEASRAGADIMNDNPTLGREFKYPSYVQDIMGPMCFDYGFGPFRWVCASGKPEDLKKTDEIACQVLENMMKDAPEEIQQQMADNIQWIKGAQENKLVVGSQARILYADAEGRMKIAEAFNKAIENGDIGYVILGRDHHDVSGTDSPYRETSNIYDGSRFTADMAIHNVIGDSFRGATWVSIHNGGGVGWGEVINGGFGMVLDGSIEASKRLKQMLFWDVNNGISRRSWARNEGAIFTIKRAMEIEPNLKVTIPNKVDNELLNRLELK; this is encoded by the coding sequence ATGCAAACAACGCTTACAGCATTCAAAGAACAAATATTAGAAGGTATACCAAAGCAGTTACCAGCTGCTAAACTTTATGACGCATCTATAAATCATGCACCTTTTAGAAAAGATATTTTATCTATTGAAGAAAAGAAACTTGCTCTACAAAATGCATTACGATATTTTGACAAAAAGCATCACAATATTTTAATAAAAGAGTTTAAAACCGAGCTTGAAATTTATGGTCGTATATATATGTATCGCTACAGACCAGATTACAAAATGTATGCACGACCTATTGATGAATACCCTGCAAAATCCAAACAGGCTGCTGCTATTATGTTGATGATTCAAAACAACCTAGATTATGCTGTAGCTCAACATCCTCATGAATTGATTACCTATGGCGGAAATGGTGGTGTTTTTAGTAACTGGGCGCAATACCGTTTAACAATGAAATATTTGGCCGAAATGAATGATGAGCAAACACTTGTTATATATTCTGGCCATCCAATGGGATTATTTCCTAGTCATAAAGAAGCACCAAGAGTTGTAGTAACTAACGGTATGATGATTCCTAATTACTCAAAACCTGACGATTGGGAAAAATTTAATGCGCTTGGCGTTACTCAATACGGACAAATGACTGCTGGAAGCTATATGTACATTGGTCCACAAGGTATCGTACATGGAACAACAATTACAGTGTTAAATGGTTTTAGAAAAATAGGAAAATCACCAAAAGGTAATCTATTTGTAACTTCAGGATTAGGAGGTATGTCTGGCGCACAACCCAAAGCAGGAAACATAGCTGGCTGTATTACAGTTTGCGCAGAAGTAAATCCAAAAATCACGCAAGTAAGACTCGACCAAGGTTGGATTGATGAAAAAATAACAGATTTAGACAAATTAGTTTCTCGCGTTGAAAAAGCAAAGGCTGATAAAGAAACTATATCAATAGCCTATCTAGGTAACATAGTCGATGTTTGGGAAAAATTTGATGAAGCTAATATTCATATAGATTTAGGTAGTGACCAGACTTCACTTCATAATCCTTGGGCTGGTGGTTATTATCCAGCAGATTTATCTTTTGATGAGTCTAATGAGATGATGGCAAACAATCCTGAATTATTCAAAACAAAAGTTCAAGAAACTTTGTGTCGTCATGCTGATGCTATAAATAAGCACACCAAAAAAGGCACCTATTTCTTTGATTACGGAAATGCATTTCTACTTGAAGCTTCTCGTGCGGGAGCAGATATTATGAATGATAACCCTACTTTAGGACGAGAATTTAAATACCCTAGTTATGTACAAGACATTATGGGTCCAATGTGTTTTGATTATGGTTTTGGACCTTTCCGCTGGGTTTGCGCATCTGGAAAACCAGAAGATTTAAAAAAGACAGACGAGATTGCTTGTCAGGTTCTTGAAAATATGATGAAGGATGCTCCTGAGGAAATTCAACAGCAAATGGCTGATAATATTCAATGGATTAAAGGCGCTCAAGAAAACAAATTAGTGGTTGGTTCTCAAGCAAGAATTCTTTATGCTGACGCTGAAGGCCGAATGAAAATTGCCGAAGCTTTCAACAAAGCTATTGAGAATGGCGACATTGGTTATGTAATTTTAGGTCGCGACCATCATGATGTTTCTGGTACAGATTCTCCTTATCGAGAGACAAGTAATATCTACGATGGCTCAAGGTTTACTGCTGACATGGCTATACATAATGTAATTGGCGATAGTTTTAGAGGCGCGACTTGGGTTAGTATACACAATGGTGGTGGTGTTGGCTGGGGAGAAGTTATTAATGGAGGTTTTGGTATGGTTCTTGATGGTAGTATAGAAGCATCTAAACGTCTGAAACAGATGTTGTTTTGGGATGTAAACAACGGTATATCAAGAAGGAGTTGGGCGAGAAATGAAGGCGCAATATTTACAATAAAGCGAGCTATGGAAATTGAACCAAACTTGAAAGTAACTATACCTAACAAAGTTGACAACGAACTTTTAAACAGACTCGAACTTAAATAA
- a CDS encoding bestrophin family protein, translating to MLTKKRYSVKDMVLWTRGETLIYLLYTGIITVLYKVFGFTFLNVPWTPVALIGTAVAFLVGFQNNSAYGRIWEARKIWGAIVNTSRTWGMKIQDMVSNEYSDDPATNEELQRHKKVLIYRHIAWMTALRYAMRTRKSWETQHKAKTNREWSNMIHIPEEVSTLDDNLMMYLSDEERDYVLSKNNKQTALLYLQSKHIRELKEKGLIWEFSFLELENVLESLFTHQGKSERIKNFPYPRQYASLGLYLTRVFTILIPFGLIPEFAEIGETMVGDFFLVGKYFIWIAIPFCAIVSWAFHTMERLARTGENPFEGGPNDVPISTISRGIEIDLRQMLDENPDNIPSQFPEEKNVQM from the coding sequence ATGCTTACCAAAAAACGATACTCAGTCAAAGACATGGTGCTTTGGACTAGAGGTGAAACACTTATTTACCTTCTTTATACAGGTATTATTACTGTTCTCTATAAAGTATTTGGCTTTACTTTTTTGAATGTGCCCTGGACACCAGTGGCGTTAATTGGTACTGCTGTTGCATTTCTGGTAGGTTTTCAAAATAATTCTGCATATGGTCGTATTTGGGAAGCACGAAAAATTTGGGGTGCTATAGTTAATACATCTCGAACTTGGGGGATGAAGATTCAGGATATGGTAAGCAATGAGTATTCTGATGATCCTGCTACTAATGAAGAATTACAAAGACATAAAAAGGTTCTTATATATCGTCATATTGCATGGATGACAGCTTTAAGGTACGCTATGCGAACTCGTAAATCATGGGAGACACAGCACAAAGCAAAAACTAATAGAGAATGGAGTAATATGATTCATATTCCTGAAGAAGTGTCTACTTTAGATGATAACCTCATGATGTATTTATCGGATGAAGAAAGAGATTATGTCTTGTCTAAAAACAATAAACAAACAGCATTGTTATACCTCCAGTCTAAGCATATTAGAGAATTAAAAGAGAAAGGTTTAATATGGGAGTTTTCATTTTTAGAACTTGAAAATGTTTTAGAATCTCTCTTTACACATCAAGGGAAATCTGAAAGGATTAAAAATTTTCCTTATCCAAGACAATATGCAAGTTTAGGATTATACTTGACAAGAGTATTTACAATTCTAATACCATTTGGTCTAATACCAGAGTTTGCAGAGATAGGCGAGACTATGGTTGGTGATTTTTTTCTAGTCGGTAAATATTTTATTTGGATAGCTATACCGTTTTGTGCAATAGTATCTTGGGCATTTCATACCATGGAAAGACTAGCTAGAACAGGAGAAAATCCATTTGAAGGTGGACCAAATGATGTGCCTATTTCAACAATTTCTCGCGGAATTGAAATAGATTTACGACAAATGCTAGATGAAAATCCAGATAACATACCTAGTCAATTTCCAGAGGAAAAAAATGTTCAAATGTAA
- a CDS encoding SulP family inorganic anion transporter, with the protein MILGQVTRKNFTQNPKNDILSGLTVALALVPEAVAFAFVAGVDPLVGLYGAFMMGLVTALFGGRPGMISGATGAMAVVMVHLIKKGNDVGLALDTPIDNLGLQWLFITLLFVGGIQILAGVFKLGKFVRLIPHPVMMGFVNGLAIVIFLSQLGLFKETVDGEKVFMTGTALYTMLGLIALTMGIMYGLPKLTKKVPAALLAIIVVAAITIFGQLDVSTVGSFIRDGGGDGLQGGLPTFQDQIFGFFGTLEGNFLTTILPTAFILAAIGLIESLMTLNLIDEMTETRGNGNRECIAQGGANILNGLFGGMGGCAMIGQSIINVDSGGRGRLSGAVAAIALLCFVLFGAPLIEQIPIAALVGVMFMVVIGTFAWSSFRIIRKIPLSDAIVLVAVSGITVWKDLAVAVIAGVIISALVFAWKNATMIRARKRMQADGTKTYEIWGPLFFGSIQNFNSKFDVKNDPLNVEIDFVESRVSDHSALEAIFNLVEKYEAEGKTIKLKHLSEDCKILLRKGSPKFEEVIVDDIDDPRYHLAANPEKFTKALSEYKLD; encoded by the coding sequence ATGATATTAGGCCAAGTAACACGAAAAAACTTTACACAAAACCCTAAAAATGACATCCTTTCAGGATTAACTGTTGCATTAGCATTAGTTCCTGAAGCTGTTGCTTTTGCATTTGTTGCTGGTGTTGACCCATTAGTTGGTCTATATGGAGCATTTATGATGGGTTTAGTTACAGCGCTTTTTGGTGGACGGCCAGGTATGATATCTGGGGCAACTGGAGCTATGGCGGTAGTTATGGTCCATTTGATTAAAAAAGGAAATGATGTTGGGTTAGCGCTAGATACACCAATAGATAACTTAGGACTACAATGGCTTTTTATTACACTTTTGTTCGTTGGAGGTATTCAAATTTTAGCAGGCGTTTTTAAACTCGGAAAGTTTGTGAGATTGATTCCACACCCGGTAATGATGGGATTTGTAAACGGTTTGGCAATTGTAATTTTCTTATCGCAATTAGGTCTTTTTAAAGAAACTGTTGATGGTGAAAAAGTATTTATGACCGGTACAGCATTATATACAATGCTAGGGTTAATAGCCTTAACCATGGGTATTATGTACGGTTTGCCTAAACTCACAAAAAAAGTACCAGCTGCATTATTGGCAATCATAGTTGTTGCTGCTATAACAATTTTTGGACAGCTAGATGTGAGTACTGTTGGTTCATTTATTAGAGATGGTGGCGGTGATGGTTTACAAGGTGGCTTACCAACATTCCAAGACCAAATATTTGGATTCTTTGGAACGCTTGAAGGTAATTTTCTAACCACAATATTACCAACAGCATTTATTTTAGCTGCCATCGGACTTATAGAATCATTAATGACATTAAATCTTATTGATGAAATGACCGAAACTCGTGGAAATGGAAATCGTGAATGTATCGCTCAAGGTGGGGCAAATATATTAAATGGACTCTTTGGTGGAATGGGCGGATGTGCTATGATTGGTCAATCTATTATCAACGTGGATTCTGGTGGACGCGGTCGTTTATCAGGAGCAGTTGCAGCAATCGCGTTGTTATGCTTTGTATTATTTGGTGCACCATTGATTGAACAAATTCCTATCGCAGCATTAGTCGGAGTGATGTTTATGGTCGTTATCGGAACATTTGCTTGGTCAAGCTTCCGAATTATAAGAAAAATACCATTATCTGATGCTATTGTTTTAGTAGCTGTATCAGGAATAACAGTGTGGAAAGATTTAGCAGTTGCTGTAATAGCTGGTGTTATTATTTCGGCATTAGTATTTGCCTGGAAAAATGCTACAATGATTAGAGCTCGCAAGCGCATGCAAGCTGATGGCACAAAAACTTACGAAATTTGGGGACCATTATTCTTTGGTTCTATTCAGAATTTTAACTCGAAGTTTGATGTAAAGAATGACCCTCTGAACGTTGAAATCGACTTTGTAGAATCTCGAGTAAGTGACCATTCTGCTTTGGAAGCGATTTTCAATTTAGTTGAAAAATATGAAGCTGAAGGAAAAACTATTAAACTAAAGCATTTAAGTGAAGATTGTAAAATTCTTCTAAGAAAAGGTAGTCCTAAATTTGAGGAAGTCATTGTTGACGATATTGATGATCCACGTTATCATTTAGCCGCAAATCCTGAAAAGTTTACAAAAGCACTATCTGAATATAAATTAGATTAA
- a CDS encoding 1-aminocyclopropane-1-carboxylate deaminase/D-cysteine desulfhydrase, with protein sequence MQSDTQQIHIENHKNIQLFIKREDLLHPFISGNKYRKLKYNLLESNQLNKTTILTFGGAFSNHIAATAYAGKIKDLKTIGVIRGDELESKIDLNPTLSFAKDNGMQFYFVSREVYREKNSESFQNNLRKRFGDFYLIPEGGTNKLAVKGCEEILTTDDSEYDYICSCVGTGGTISGLINSSSENQKILGFPALKGDFLSEEISKFANNKNWQLIADYHFGGYAKINSELVTFINDFKSRYNIPLDPIYTGKMMFGLFDMILAGKFEPDSKILAIHSGGLQGILGINERLKAKSMPLINV encoded by the coding sequence ATGCAGTCAGATACACAACAAATTCATATCGAAAATCACAAGAATATTCAGCTTTTCATAAAGCGTGAAGATTTACTACATCCATTTATTTCTGGCAATAAATACCGAAAATTAAAATATAATCTCCTTGAGTCTAATCAGCTTAATAAAACTACAATTCTAACATTTGGAGGTGCTTTTTCTAACCATATAGCGGCTACAGCTTATGCTGGCAAAATAAAAGATTTAAAAACTATAGGGGTTATCAGGGGAGATGAGTTAGAGTCAAAGATAGATTTGAACCCAACATTGAGTTTTGCTAAAGACAATGGAATGCAATTCTATTTTGTTTCTAGAGAGGTTTATCGAGAAAAGAATTCTGAATCATTTCAAAATAATTTAAGAAAACGTTTTGGTGATTTTTATTTAATTCCAGAAGGCGGAACCAATAAACTTGCAGTAAAAGGATGTGAAGAAATACTAACGACCGATGATTCAGAGTATGATTATATATGTTCGTGCGTTGGAACTGGTGGTACAATTTCTGGACTGATAAATTCATCTTCAGAAAATCAAAAAATATTGGGTTTTCCAGCGTTAAAAGGTGATTTTTTAAGTGAAGAAATTAGTAAATTTGCAAATAATAAAAATTGGCAACTAATTGCGGATTATCATTTTGGTGGTTATGCCAAAATAAACTCCGAATTAGTAACGTTTATAAATGATTTCAAGTCTAGATATAACATTCCATTAGATCCTATTTACACCGGAAAAATGATGTTTGGCTTATTTGATATGATTTTGGCAGGAAAGTTTGAACCTGATTCAAAAATTTTAGCTATCCATTCTGGAGGGCTTCAAGGTATATTGGGCATTAACGAAAGGTTGAAAGCTAAATCTATGCCCTTAATAAATGTATAA
- a CDS encoding DUF5522 domain-containing protein, whose product MKKYVPIEDGDYYLTSEGYRCFTEQYHLKRGYCCESGCRHCPYGFNKETLKKK is encoded by the coding sequence ATGAAAAAATATGTTCCAATCGAAGATGGCGACTACTATTTAACTTCTGAGGGTTATCGCTGTTTCACTGAACAATATCATTTAAAACGGGGTTATTGTTGTGAAAGCGGATGTAGACACTGCCCATATGGATTCAATAAAGAAACGCTAAAAAAAAAGTAA
- a CDS encoding DUF4136 domain-containing protein — protein sequence MKKTIKFLPVLLLAIIMSSCSSVRVASDYDKETEFKEYKTFAFFKPGIDKAEISDLDKRRILKAIEAELMAKGMTKSSNPDMLVSIFTKSNQRVDIYNNAWGLNGWGWGGFNRWGWGPGWGAGFNNQQVSTRTEGILFVDFIDASKKQLIWQGSGTGYLVTKNAEKKEARIKEFVTEMMTAYPPAVETK from the coding sequence ATGAAAAAGACAATTAAATTTTTACCGGTATTACTTTTAGCTATTATTATGAGCTCATGTAGCTCTGTCCGTGTTGCCTCAGACTACGACAAAGAAACCGAATTTAAAGAATATAAAACTTTTGCATTTTTTAAACCAGGTATAGATAAAGCTGAGATTAGTGACCTAGACAAACGTAGAATTTTAAAAGCTATTGAAGCCGAACTTATGGCTAAAGGAATGACAAAATCCAGTAATCCAGATATGCTTGTAAGTATTTTTACAAAATCGAACCAACGTGTGGACATTTACAATAACGCATGGGGACTTAACGGATGGGGCTGGGGTGGCTTTAACAGATGGGGCTGGGGTCCTGGTTGGGGAGCTGGTTTTAACAACCAACAAGTTTCAACAAGAACAGAGGGTATACTATTTGTAGACTTCATAGACGCAAGCAAAAAACAATTAATTTGGCAAGGCTCTGGAACAGGTTATTTAGTTACTAAAAATGCTGAGAAAAAAGAAGCCCGAATAAAAGAATTTGTCACAGAAATGATGACTGCTTATCCACCAGCAGTTGAAACAAAATAA
- a CDS encoding glucosaminidase domain-containing protein — MNLRFFIILVVLSLMACGPRKGVVTKKKKSTTKTEKVVKKEVSETQSTKTPSNPVVVIPRKRTSVDTYIDTYANIAMAEMRISKIPSSITLAQGILESGSGNGRLAKEANNHFGIKCHGWKGAKIYHDDDEDQECFRKYKAAETSYKDHSEFLTGRGRYAKLFQLKPDDYKGWARGLRAAGYATDRKYPQKLISLIERYELYKYDEQVLGKKRSKKKKNKEVVTQKLHTVVKGDTLYSLSRTYGISVDTIKQKNKLTSNNLSIGQVLKIQ, encoded by the coding sequence ATGAACTTAAGATTTTTCATAATATTAGTGGTGTTATCTTTAATGGCTTGTGGCCCAAGAAAAGGAGTGGTCACAAAAAAGAAAAAGTCTACAACAAAAACTGAAAAAGTTGTTAAGAAAGAAGTTTCTGAAACACAGTCAACTAAAACACCTTCAAACCCTGTTGTGGTAATACCACGAAAAAGAACATCTGTTGATACTTACATAGATACATATGCAAATATTGCGATGGCAGAAATGCGTATATCTAAAATTCCATCGAGCATCACTTTAGCGCAAGGTATATTAGAGTCTGGTTCAGGAAATGGACGTTTGGCAAAAGAAGCTAATAATCATTTTGGTATAAAATGTCACGGTTGGAAAGGTGCGAAAATTTATCACGATGATGACGAAGATCAAGAGTGTTTCAGAAAATATAAAGCTGCTGAAACATCTTATAAAGACCACTCTGAGTTTTTAACTGGTCGTGGACGTTATGCAAAATTATTTCAACTAAAGCCTGATGATTATAAAGGTTGGGCAAGAGGCTTAAGAGCTGCAGGTTATGCAACAGATAGAAAATATCCACAAAAATTAATTAGCCTTATTGAGCGCTATGAGCTTTATAAATATGATGAGCAAGTTCTAGGGAAAAAGCGTTCAAAAAAGAAAAAAAATAAAGAAGTTGTAACTCAAAAATTACACACAGTCGTCAAAGGCGATACATTATATTCTTTAAGCCGAACTTACGGCATATCTGTTGACACGATTAAACAAAAAAATAAACTAACATCTAATAATTTGTCTATTGGACAAGTTTTGAAAATTCAATAA
- the hemL gene encoding glutamate-1-semialdehyde 2,1-aminomutase, giving the protein MLYQRSSALFKDAQEVIPGGVNSPVRAFKGVGGTPIFAKSAKGAYVYDEDGNRYIDYINSWGPMLLGHAFEPVVEAVKSKAESGTSFGMPTAIETEIAELAVSMVPNIDKIRFVNSGTEACMSAIRLARGFTGKDKIIKFSGCYHGHSDAFLIAAGSGGATFGTPNSPGVTQGTAKDTLLADYNNLLNVEELIEANPNEIAAIILEPVAGNMGCIPPKEGFLEGLRDLCNANNILLVFDEVMTGFRLAKGAAQELYNVDADIVCYGKVIGGGLPVGAFAARNEIMDFLAPVGPVYQAGTLSGNPLAMAAGLAMLKSINEDENLFIRLAEKTEYLHKGMAKVLTENNIDHTINRVGSMISVHFDKDSVYDFVTAAKGNNDRFKSFFHSMLNQGIYIAPSSFETWFITDALSYKDLDETITAVRNFAKAIK; this is encoded by the coding sequence ATGTTATATCAAAGAAGTAGTGCTCTTTTTAAAGATGCACAGGAAGTAATTCCAGGTGGTGTAAATTCACCAGTTCGTGCTTTTAAAGGTGTTGGTGGAACACCAATTTTTGCAAAATCTGCAAAAGGTGCTTATGTGTATGACGAAGATGGAAATCGATATATCGATTATATTAATTCTTGGGGCCCAATGTTACTGGGCCACGCTTTTGAACCTGTCGTTGAAGCTGTAAAATCTAAAGCAGAATCTGGAACATCATTTGGGATGCCAACGGCAATTGAGACTGAAATTGCAGAATTAGCAGTTTCTATGGTGCCAAATATTGACAAAATTCGTTTTGTTAATTCAGGTACTGAAGCATGTATGTCTGCTATTCGTTTGGCGAGAGGATTTACAGGAAAGGATAAGATTATAAAATTTTCAGGTTGTTATCATGGTCATAGTGATGCGTTTTTGATTGCAGCAGGAAGCGGCGGTGCTACTTTTGGAACACCAAACAGTCCAGGAGTTACTCAAGGAACAGCAAAAGACACTTTACTTGCAGATTATAATAATCTTCTTAATGTAGAAGAGTTAATCGAAGCTAATCCAAACGAGATTGCAGCTATTATCTTAGAACCTGTTGCTGGTAATATGGGTTGTATCCCACCAAAAGAAGGGTTCTTGGAAGGTTTGCGAGATTTATGTAATGCGAATAATATCCTACTAGTCTTTGATGAAGTTATGACTGGTTTTAGGCTTGCAAAAGGTGCTGCTCAGGAGTTGTATAATGTTGATGCAGATATTGTTTGTTATGGAAAAGTAATTGGTGGCGGTTTACCAGTAGGTGCATTTGCCGCTAGGAACGAAATTATGGACTTTTTAGCTCCAGTTGGACCAGTTTATCAAGCCGGAACTTTAAGTGGAAACCCATTAGCTATGGCTGCGGGTTTAGCTATGCTAAAATCAATAAATGAAGACGAAAACTTATTTATACGTTTGGCTGAAAAAACCGAATATTTACACAAAGGTATGGCTAAAGTTTTAACCGAAAATAATATTGACCATACAATCAATCGTGTAGGCTCAATGATATCTGTTCATTTTGATAAAGATTCTGTTTATGATTTTGTAACAGCAGCTAAAGGAAATAATGATAGATTTAAATCTTTTTTTCATAGCATGCTAAATCAAGGTATATACATTGCGCCTAGCTCATTTGAGACTTGGTTTATTACAGATGCTTTGTCGTACAAAGATTTAGATGAGACCATAACTGCAGTCAGAAATTTTGCAAAAGCGATAAAATAA
- a CDS encoding thiamine pyrophosphate-dependent enzyme, with amino-acid sequence MKKAILEKGFLKLCTAKAMAELYEANFKQVSKYVHATSRGHEAIQIALGLQLLPQDYAFPYYRDDAMLLSFGLEPYDLMLQLLAKKEDPFSGGRTYYSHPSIKDDDKPKIPHQSSATGMQAIPATGVAMGMQYKELQGLNDSFIENPISVCSLGDASVTEGEIAEAFQMAALKQMPILYLVQDNGWDISANAEETRAQNAAEYAAGFHGLEAISIDGANFIESYETLEKVIKTIREERRPFLVHAKVPLLNHHTSGVRMEWYRDDLDEARSRDPYPVIKQQLSDAGFSEKEINDIENSAKAKVENDFKKALKAEDPKPEDLFTHDFVPTPITEEKGVREPEGADKVVMVDCALFAVEELMREYKECLVYGQDVGGRLGGVFREAATLAQKFGDDRVFNTPIQEAFIVGSTVGMSAVGLKPIVEVQFADYIWPGLNQLFTEVSRSCYLSNGKWPVSMILRVPIGAYGSGGPYHSSSVESIITNIRGIKIAYPSNGADLKGLMKAAYHDPNPVVILEHKGLYWSKVPGTLTATSKEPAEDYVLPFGKAWVLQEIWRQENVETLTIVTYGMGVHWAYNASGELDMRDQIEIIDLRTLYPLDEETIMKSVKKTGKCLVVTEEPSNNSFARALAGKIQEECFKYLDAPVMTIGSENMPAIPLNSTLEQTMIPSTEKVKAKIEALLDY; translated from the coding sequence ATGAAGAAAGCTATCTTAGAAAAAGGATTTTTAAAGCTGTGCACAGCGAAAGCTATGGCAGAATTATATGAAGCTAATTTTAAACAAGTTTCAAAATATGTGCACGCCACATCACGAGGTCATGAAGCTATTCAAATTGCATTGGGCCTTCAATTACTACCTCAAGATTATGCATTTCCGTACTACAGAGATGATGCTATGTTACTGTCATTTGGGTTAGAACCTTATGACTTAATGTTACAGTTATTGGCAAAAAAGGAAGATCCTTTCTCTGGTGGAAGAACGTATTATTCTCATCCAAGTATAAAAGATGATGACAAGCCAAAAATACCTCACCAATCCTCTGCTACTGGCATGCAAGCCATTCCTGCGACTGGTGTTGCTATGGGAATGCAGTATAAAGAATTGCAAGGTTTAAATGATTCATTTATTGAAAATCCTATTTCGGTATGTTCTCTTGGTGATGCTTCTGTGACTGAAGGAGAAATAGCAGAAGCTTTTCAGATGGCAGCTTTAAAGCAAATGCCAATATTATATTTAGTACAAGATAATGGCTGGGATATTTCTGCTAATGCTGAGGAAACTAGAGCACAAAACGCAGCCGAATATGCAGCTGGATTCCATGGTTTAGAAGCGATTTCTATTGACGGAGCTAACTTTATTGAAAGTTATGAGACTTTAGAAAAAGTGATAAAAACGATTCGTGAAGAACGTCGTCCTTTTCTAGTGCATGCAAAAGTTCCGTTGTTAAATCATCATACATCTGGTGTGCGTATGGAATGGTATCGCGATGATTTAGATGAAGCTAGAAGTCGTGACCCATATCCAGTAATTAAACAACAATTATCAGATGCTGGTTTTTCAGAAAAAGAGATTAACGATATAGAAAATTCAGCAAAAGCGAAAGTCGAAAATGATTTTAAAAAAGCATTAAAAGCTGAAGATCCAAAACCAGAGGATTTATTTACTCATGATTTTGTACCAACTCCAATAACAGAAGAAAAAGGTGTACGTGAACCAGAAGGCGCAGATAAAGTAGTAATGGTAGATTGTGCATTATTTGCTGTAGAGGAATTAATGCGAGAGTATAAAGAATGTTTGGTTTACGGACAAGATGTCGGAGGTCGTTTGGGCGGTGTGTTTAGAGAAGCGGCAACATTAGCACAAAAATTTGGAGATGACCGTGTGTTTAATACGCCAATACAAGAAGCTTTTATTGTCGGAAGTACAGTTGGGATGTCTGCTGTTGGTTTAAAACCAATTGTTGAGGTTCAGTTTGCAGATTATATTTGGCCAGGATTAAATCAGTTATTTACTGAAGTGAGTCGAAGTTGTTATTTGTCAAATGGAAAATGGCCAGTGAGTATGATTCTTAGAGTGCCAATTGGGGCATACGGAAGTGGTGGACCTTACCATTCGTCCTCTGTCGAAAGTATTATTACTAACATAAGAGGAATTAAAATTGCTTATCCGAGCAATGGTGCTGATTTAAAAGGCTTAATGAAAGCGGCTTATCATGACCCAAATCCTGTAGTCATTTTAGAACATAAAGGATTGTATTGGTCTAAAGTTCCTGGAACTCTGACGGCAACTTCAAAAGAGCCTGCAGAAGACTACGTATTGCCTTTTGGAAAAGCTTGGGTTTTACAAGAAATATGGAGACAAGAAAATGTCGAAACCCTAACCATTGTGACATACGGAATGGGTGTACATTGGGCATATAATGCTTCTGGTGAATTAGATATGCGCGACCAAATTGAAATCATTGATTTAAGAACATTGTATCCATTAGATGAAGAAACCATAATGAAGTCTGTTAAGAAAACAGGAAAATGTTTAGTGGTTACGGAAGAGCCTTCTAATAATAGTTTTGCAAGAGCATTAGCTGGTAAGATTCAAGAAGAATGTTTCAAATATTTGGACGCACCTGTAATGACGATTGGTAGTGAGAATATGCCGGCAATTCCACTGAATTCTACTTTAGAGCAAACAATGATTCCATCAACTGAAAAAGTGAAGGCTAAAATTGAAGCACTTTTGGATTATTAA